From one Aquicella siphonis genomic stretch:
- a CDS encoding cryptochrome/photolyase family protein yields the protein MAKPYRLALHIFRRDLRLDDNTSLAHALDLSDQVIPCFIFDKRQIELNDYKSDNSIQFMAQSLKELDARLRDKHTRLFCFYGIAEQVIQQLIASEDIQAVFINRDYTPFSKARDHQIEKTCAAHGVAYHCFADVLLHEPEEIQKPDGGAYTVFTHFLNKAAPMSVQPPRKNKRDNYYQGKLTAEDKSTLEKLSRKQNPVLAVKGGRKEALTLLQKACALTDYTLTRDIPSLNGTSRLSAHNKFGTLSIREFYFALANQSDKDHALIRELFWRDFFTYIAFHFPRVFGHAFQEKFAHIEWSRNEKHFRAWCEGRTGFPIVDAGMRELNATGYMHNRARMITASFLVKDLHIDWRWGEKYFAQKLVDYDPAVNNGNWQWAASTGCDAQPYFRIFNPWLQQKKFDPDCLYIKRWIPELAAQPPDVIHTLYRQSGALMTNYPHPLVDHAIESGKAKAVYQLSRSR from the coding sequence ATGGCAAAACCCTACCGTCTCGCCCTGCATATTTTTCGACGCGACTTGCGGTTGGATGACAATACCAGTCTTGCTCACGCTCTGGATTTGTCAGACCAGGTCATTCCCTGTTTCATATTTGACAAGAGACAGATAGAACTGAATGACTATAAGAGCGATAACAGCATCCAGTTCATGGCGCAGTCCCTGAAAGAACTGGATGCGCGGCTGCGCGACAAACACACCCGTCTGTTTTGTTTTTACGGCATCGCGGAACAAGTGATACAGCAGTTAATCGCGTCTGAAGACATTCAGGCGGTGTTTATCAATCGTGATTACACGCCCTTCAGCAAGGCAAGAGACCATCAGATTGAAAAAACCTGCGCCGCCCATGGCGTTGCCTATCACTGCTTTGCCGATGTCTTGCTGCATGAACCGGAAGAAATACAAAAACCCGATGGCGGCGCCTACACCGTCTTCACTCACTTTCTTAACAAAGCCGCGCCCATGTCTGTGCAGCCGCCGCGGAAAAACAAGCGCGACAACTATTATCAAGGCAAACTGACCGCGGAAGATAAAAGCACGCTGGAAAAACTTTCACGCAAACAGAATCCCGTCCTCGCGGTCAAAGGCGGCCGGAAAGAAGCATTGACGCTGCTGCAAAAAGCCTGCGCGCTCACGGACTACACGCTGACGCGTGATATTCCATCCCTGAACGGCACTTCAAGATTATCCGCGCACAACAAATTCGGGACCTTGTCCATCCGGGAATTTTATTTTGCGCTGGCAAATCAGTCGGACAAAGATCATGCCCTGATCAGGGAATTATTCTGGCGGGACTTTTTCACTTACATCGCGTTTCACTTTCCTCGTGTCTTCGGACATGCCTTCCAGGAAAAGTTCGCGCATATCGAGTGGAGCCGCAATGAAAAACATTTTCGCGCCTGGTGTGAAGGACGCACCGGATTTCCCATTGTCGATGCCGGCATGCGGGAACTCAACGCCACCGGTTACATGCATAACCGCGCGCGGATGATCACTGCGTCATTCCTTGTGAAAGACTTGCATATAGACTGGCGCTGGGGAGAAAAATATTTTGCACAAAAGCTGGTCGACTACGACCCCGCCGTCAATAACGGCAATTGGCAATGGGCCGCTTCAACCGGATGCGACGCCCAGCCATACTTTCGGATTTTCAACCCCTGGCTGCAGCAAAAGAAATTTGACCCGGATTGCCTGTATATCAAACGATGGATCCCTGAACTCGCCGCGCAGCCTCCCGATGTGATTCATACCTTGTACAGACAATCAGGCGCTCTAATGACCAATTACCCCCACCCCCTGGTCGATCACGCCATTGAAAGTGGAAAAGCCAAGGCCGTCTATCAGCTAAGCCGCTCACGTTAA
- the mvaD gene encoding diphosphomevalonate decarboxylase — protein sequence MKKSDIVGQIINARALREPVQARGAAFAPTNIALCKYWGKRDTELNLPMTSSLSVALPGKGSHTVLTLRGANDDRVILNGKTLPADSAFVKRLCDFLDLFREKKSWHLQVDITMNIPVAAGLASSACGFASLVSALNDLFGWALPARELSILARLGSGSASRSLWNGFVMWHAGARPDGMDSYAEPLKAEWRDMRVGILSIATREKPVSSREAMRQTVETSLLYARWPETVARDMLLLKSALQDKNFSLLGRTAESNALTMHATLLSSWPPVCYHLPETIAAMHKIWDMRREGEEIYFTQDAGPNLKLLFLEKDTDRIVERFPEAEIISLSI from the coding sequence GTGAAAAAATCTGATATCGTTGGCCAAATTATCAATGCCCGAGCGCTGCGTGAACCTGTCCAGGCGCGAGGGGCGGCGTTTGCGCCCACGAATATTGCCTTGTGTAAATACTGGGGCAAGCGTGACACGGAATTGAATTTGCCAATGACGTCTTCTCTTTCCGTCGCCTTGCCCGGCAAGGGTTCGCATACTGTCCTCACTCTCAGGGGTGCAAACGATGACAGAGTCATTTTGAATGGAAAAACATTGCCCGCGGATAGCGCGTTCGTGAAACGTCTGTGTGATTTCCTGGATTTGTTCCGCGAAAAAAAATCATGGCATCTGCAAGTTGACATTACCATGAATATTCCCGTCGCCGCCGGGCTCGCTTCTTCGGCCTGTGGCTTTGCCTCGCTGGTTTCAGCCTTGAATGACTTGTTTGGGTGGGCGCTGCCCGCGCGCGAGCTGTCGATACTTGCGCGGCTTGGCAGCGGCAGCGCGTCAAGATCATTGTGGAACGGGTTTGTGATGTGGCATGCCGGCGCGCGCCCCGACGGCATGGATAGTTACGCGGAACCGCTGAAAGCGGAATGGCGCGACATGCGTGTCGGCATACTTTCCATCGCCACTCGCGAGAAACCGGTATCATCCCGCGAAGCGATGCGGCAGACGGTTGAAACCAGTCTGTTGTACGCGCGCTGGCCTGAGACAGTCGCGCGTGACATGTTGTTGCTGAAGAGTGCGCTGCAAGATAAAAACTTTTCATTACTGGGACGCACCGCGGAATCCAACGCGCTCACCATGCACGCGACCCTGTTAAGCAGCTGGCCGCCGGTTTGCTATCACTTGCCGGAAACCATCGCGGCCATGCACAAGATCTGGGATATGCGCCGTGAGGGCGAAGAGATATATTTTACCCAGGACGCCGGACCCAATCTGAAATTATTGTTCCTGGAAAAAGATACAGACAGAATCGTGGAACGGTTTCCCGAGGCGGAAATCATTTCGTTATCAATATGA
- a CDS encoding mevalonate kinase family protein, translated as MQIKASAPGSMMLLGEFAVLHGKPALVCAVNKRISVTLTARPDTEIRIHSSLHGHYAAQLQDVYIEKPFHFVLGAIRHYRRYLKRGFDLQIETEFSDRVGLGSSAAVTAAVLAVLSAWLDMRITPLELVRRGRSVIRRIQGTGSGADIAASVYGGMIAYHPQPLKIEKFSVTHPVTALYAGFKTPTVEVIQRVHTHFSAFPRLYRHLCQGIGRCAAEGVRLVRREDWTGLGMLMNTQQGFMDALGVNTPLLHDMITELRGQEGIAGAKISGSGLGDCVIGWGELPDSYLYSGSAQYPGVRRIPVSMTPQGLYCEKI; from the coding sequence ATGCAGATTAAGGCATCCGCGCCAGGTTCCATGATGCTGTTGGGCGAGTTTGCGGTGCTGCATGGCAAGCCTGCGCTGGTCTGCGCTGTGAACAAAAGGATTTCCGTTACTCTGACAGCAAGGCCCGATACCGAAATCCGCATTCATTCATCCCTGCACGGACATTACGCCGCGCAGCTGCAAGATGTTTATATCGAAAAACCGTTTCATTTTGTTCTCGGAGCCATCCGGCATTATCGCCGATATCTCAAACGCGGTTTTGACCTGCAGATTGAAACGGAGTTTTCTGACCGGGTGGGACTGGGATCTTCGGCCGCGGTCACGGCGGCGGTGCTTGCGGTGCTGTCTGCCTGGCTGGACATGCGTATCACACCGCTTGAACTGGTGCGGCGCGGCCGCAGTGTGATCCGGCGGATTCAGGGAACGGGGTCAGGTGCGGATATAGCGGCGTCAGTCTATGGCGGAATGATCGCTTATCATCCTCAGCCATTGAAAATCGAAAAATTTTCTGTCACTCATCCTGTCACTGCGCTATATGCAGGATTTAAAACGCCCACAGTGGAAGTCATACAGCGTGTGCATACTCATTTTTCCGCCTTCCCCAGACTTTACAGGCATCTTTGTCAGGGCATCGGACGGTGCGCCGCAGAAGGCGTGCGGCTGGTCAGAAGGGAAGATTGGACGGGCTTGGGGATGCTGATGAATACACAACAGGGATTCATGGACGCGCTGGGTGTGAACACTCCGCTTTTGCATGACATGATTACTGAATTGCGCGGCCAGGAAGGCATTGCCGGCGCCAAAATATCAGGTTCCGGACTGGGCGATTGTGTGATTGGATGGGGAGAGTTGCCTGACAGTTATCTGTATTCAGGTTCGGCACAATATCCCGGCGTGCGGCGCATTCCTGTTTCCATGACACCACAAGGGCTGTATTGTGAAAAAATCTGA